GATTCGCTTGCAGCGTCAGGATGAAAACGGAACAGCCGTTTCACCTTCTTCGTGACCGTTCGGCCCGAACCGTCGCTCTACCACTACGCCGCGACCGTCGTAGCCGATGGCAACGACCGTGCTCGCTCGCGTGCCATAGCGATCACCACGAATGAAGGCCGAAGACAGCCAGCGCTCGCGCTCCAGGCCCACGCCCGTATCAGGCAACTGATCGTCCGGGTAGCCTCGCGGATCAGCAAGCGCGGCGAACAACGGCGCGAACTCGTCATCGTGCCCCGCATCAATCCATTCACGCAGATGCTGCTTCAGCGCGCGCGTCTTAGGCCATGGCGTGTTGAAGTCTGCGTTGGAAAGACCATGCACGCCAGGCTCCACCGACTGCGCGCGCGAATCCGGGCGATTGCCGATGTAGAACGCATGCGTCGCATCGAAGGTAAGCAGGTTGAACGGGCGATAGTCTACCGCCGCGCCCAGCAGCGCTTTGGCGTGGGTCACGGCATCGTCATTGCCGGCGAGGTAGTCGAGCGATAGAAGGCCACGTGAGCGCCCGAGCTGCGGATCAAGCGGATCGCGCACATTGGTCACCACGCTGCAACGGCCATCGTCGGTCACGCCCAGCCAGGTACCGCCAGCCTCCAAATCCTTGCCAGCGACAATCGCTGGTTGCTCCCAGCGCGCCAGCGGCAGGCTGGGGCGCGCATGGAACTCGTCGCGGTTGCCGATCAACAGCAGACGCCAACGCGGATGTGCCTGCCAGGCGAAAGCGATCACACACATGGGGTCACTCTCCTCACGATAGCGGCACCAACCGATCCGATCGGCCAGTACCCAGTATGCACCCGGCCAAAGGGTCAGGCCTTTCCGCGCAACGCCACGGCCGCGGCCCAGCGTGCCGCGACCTTGGGTGAGGTCATGCACACGGCGTCATCGGTGCGCGTGGTCACCGCGCGTTCCAGCAGTTGGATGTCTGCCTCGTGCTGGCGAGCCACGTGCGGATCCTCGAAGAAGATCGCGCGCTGACAGCGACGTTCGAGCACCAGGTCGGCGATCTGTGCATCGCCACCCATCGGGCCGCTCTGATAGCGCTCGACCCAGGGTTTGTCTGCCGGCCAACCGCGACTCCACGCCAGCTCGTTGAGGCGCTGACCGGTGGTGCCGGTGCCCACGCGATGAGTGAAGCGCGATAGCACATCGAAGTGCTCGGCAGCAAAGGCGAGCATCTGCGGTTTCATGGCATCGTGTGCGATGAGCGCGAGCGTCTGCGCTTCCAGTTCATGAAAGATGTCGGCACCGGCATCCGGCGCGAAGCCTGCGTGGATACGCTCCACCTCGATCCAATCGCGCGCGGTCGCCACGGTGGAGATAAAGGGCTTCCCATGGATCACGCACTGACGCTTGAGCGCGATGGCCTCGGGGAAGATCGACGACGGATCGACCGGATCGATCAGGTAGATAGCGCCATCGAGCACACGATCGCCATCCAGCCCCACGACCTCGGCCACCAGTTTCATCAGGCCACCCTCGCGGCCATACGGATAGCGGCGCAGCGGCAGATAACGATCCAGGTAGCCCGCCCGATGGATCGCATCGTACGTACGCCCCACCGCATGCAGCCCCAGATCCAGTTCGCGGATACCCACCTCACATGCATGCAGCCAGCGGAAAAGCGCGGCGTTGGCATGAGCGTGATGAAGCTGGTTGGCGGCAAGGCCGAGACGCATAGGGTGTCACTCCATCAAGAGTTTGGCGCGCCGCCTTCGGGCAGCAGCAGGACCAGTTTGAAATCGATATGGCCGGCCGGCATCAGCGTCACCTGCGTGTACGCCACCTGGCCAAGCTGTGGATGATTGAACGTCCGGCGTCCACCTTCGCGCGCCAGTACGCCCTGCGCATTCCAGTAACGCTCGAACGAAGGACTCTCACGACGGAGCATATCCACCTGTTCCGCCCGCATGGCATCGTCCGGATACAGCGCCGTGTCAGCGCGGAATTCGGCGACGACGCGTTGCGCGCGATCCTCCCAGTCGATGATCAGCTCGCGCGCCGCGGGATCAAGAAAGACGAAGCGCAACAGATTGTCCTCGCCACTCTCCCGCCACGCGGCGAAGAGTTCGGCCGCTGGGGCATTCCAAGTACGGCGCCGCCAGTGACGATCCAGCAGATAGGCTGGCATGGGCTGAGCGGCCACCGCGCGTAGCAGTTCGTCCGCCGTGCCTGTGTCTTCCATCATGTGCGGCGAGGGATCGCGGCGACGCGCCAGCTCAAACAGGTAGGTGCGCTCAGCGGCCGACAGACCCAGCCCTTCGGCTAGTCGTGCCAGCGCGTCTGCTGAGAGCGCCACGTCGCGCCCCTGTTCCAGCCAGGTGTACCAGGTGGTGCTGATGCCAGCGCGCTGCGCCACTTCCTCCCGACGTAGGCCTGGCGTGCGCCGTCGCCCGCGTCCTTCGCCGAGCAGCGCATCAGCCGCCACCGCTTCGCGGCGTGCGCGAAGAAACTGGCCGAGCAGGCGGTGAGGATCGTTGGGCGTGTCCAGGGTGGTACCAGTCATACCGGGATAAGTGCACAACTTACACCGGACGATGGGCATCCGGAAAATGCGCGCAGCACACCACAGGAAAGGAATGCATGAGCACGCCGCAACAGCGCTTTGTCGCCGAACAGTACGGACCTCGCGCGCAGGATTACGTGAGCAGCGAGGTCCATCGCCAGGGTCCGGACCTTGACCAGATCGAGGCCGAGCTGCGCGCCATGGCACCGGGCCGCGTGCTCGACCTGGGCTGCGGTGGTGGTCATGTCACTT
This genomic window from Dyella terrae contains:
- a CDS encoding helix-turn-helix transcriptional regulator produces the protein MTGTTLDTPNDPHRLLGQFLRARREAVAADALLGEGRGRRRTPGLRREEVAQRAGISTTWYTWLEQGRDVALSADALARLAEGLGLSAAERTYLFELARRRDPSPHMMEDTGTADELLRAVAAQPMPAYLLDRHWRRRTWNAPAAELFAAWRESGEDNLLRFVFLDPAARELIIDWEDRAQRVVAEFRADTALYPDDAMRAEQVDMLRRESPSFERYWNAQGVLAREGGRRTFNHPQLGQVAYTQVTLMPAGHIDFKLVLLLPEGGAPNS
- a CDS encoding methylglyoxal synthase; translated protein: MRLGLAANQLHHAHANAALFRWLHACEVGIRELDLGLHAVGRTYDAIHRAGYLDRYLPLRRYPYGREGGLMKLVAEVVGLDGDRVLDGAIYLIDPVDPSSIFPEAIALKRQCVIHGKPFISTVATARDWIEVERIHAGFAPDAGADIFHELEAQTLALIAHDAMKPQMLAFAAEHFDVLSRFTHRVGTGTTGQRLNELAWSRGWPADKPWVERYQSGPMGGDAQIADLVLERRCQRAIFFEDPHVARQHEADIQLLERAVTTRTDDAVCMTSPKVAARWAAAVALRGKA
- a CDS encoding NRDE family protein, with the translated sequence MCVIAFAWQAHPRWRLLLIGNRDEFHARPSLPLARWEQPAIVAGKDLEAGGTWLGVTDDGRCSVVTNVRDPLDPQLGRSRGLLSLDYLAGNDDAVTHAKALLGAAVDYRPFNLLTFDATHAFYIGNRPDSRAQSVEPGVHGLSNADFNTPWPKTRALKQHLREWIDAGHDDEFAPLFAALADPRGYPDDQLPDTGVGLERERWLSSAFIRGDRYGTRASTVVAIGYDGRGVVVERRFGPNGHEEGETAVPFSS